In a single window of the Arthrobacter sp. StoSoilA2 genome:
- a CDS encoding MraY family glycosyltransferase, which produces MIMYLLMALTAALVSYAGTWGARVLGNKLRLYRPIRSRDMHSALISKLGGLGIFAGFFVALVVASNSFFVKDIFRHNDAPWGILAGAVVIVAVGVADDILDIRWWIKLLGQAAAAFIVAIWGVRMSVVPFIPEPIVIESELVQIVLTAGLIVTTMNAVNFIDGLDGLAAGVATIGGGAFFLTAYWVHRNNPSTDNSDLATLLMAILVGGCIGFLPHNWFPAKIFMGDSGAMLIGLLMASAGVVATGQIGSGLYDRANGIPTIIPILLPFAVLSLPLLDFGMAVVRRTARGQSPWSADRGHLHHKLVDLGYSHRTAVVMLYVWTCILAFGGVAFAVFPWQIVLIVVVVAALVMAAVTAWPYFTRNTEGPGERS; this is translated from the coding sequence ATGATTATGTACCTGCTGATGGCGCTCACGGCTGCCTTGGTGTCCTATGCCGGCACGTGGGGAGCCCGCGTACTCGGAAACAAATTACGGCTTTACCGTCCCATCCGCAGCAGGGACATGCACTCCGCACTCATCTCAAAACTGGGCGGGCTTGGCATCTTTGCAGGCTTTTTTGTTGCCCTTGTGGTGGCAAGCAACTCGTTCTTCGTGAAGGACATATTCAGGCATAACGATGCTCCGTGGGGCATCTTGGCCGGAGCAGTCGTGATCGTCGCAGTGGGGGTCGCGGACGACATCCTCGATATCCGCTGGTGGATCAAGCTCCTGGGGCAGGCAGCAGCGGCTTTCATCGTCGCCATTTGGGGTGTGAGGATGTCCGTGGTTCCGTTCATCCCCGAACCGATCGTGATTGAATCCGAGCTCGTCCAGATTGTCCTGACAGCAGGGCTGATTGTTACCACCATGAACGCCGTCAACTTCATTGATGGGCTGGATGGATTGGCTGCCGGTGTAGCCACCATAGGCGGCGGGGCCTTCTTCCTCACCGCGTACTGGGTTCATCGGAACAACCCATCCACTGACAATTCAGACCTTGCGACACTCCTGATGGCGATCCTGGTGGGCGGCTGCATAGGATTCCTGCCGCACAACTGGTTTCCTGCCAAGATCTTCATGGGGGACTCCGGTGCCATGCTCATCGGTCTCCTCATGGCTTCAGCCGGCGTAGTGGCAACGGGGCAAATCGGATCCGGGCTCTATGACCGCGCCAACGGCATCCCGACGATCATCCCGATCCTCCTGCCGTTCGCCGTGCTGTCCCTTCCGCTCCTGGATTTCGGAATGGCAGTGGTTCGCAGGACCGCCCGGGGACAGTCTCCTTGGTCCGCAGACCGTGGGCACCTCCATCACAAGCTGGTGGACCTCGGCTACTCGCACCGCACCGCCGTCGTCATGCTTTATGTCTGGACGTGCATCCTGGCGTTCGGCGGGGTGGCGTTCGCAGTGTTCCCCTGGCAGATTGTGTTGATCGTGGTGGTTGTTGCTGCTCTCGTCATGGCCGCTGTTACCGCATGGCCGTACTTCACGCGGAATACCGAGGGCCCGGGGGAGCGCTCATGA
- a CDS encoding glycosyltransferase, which yields MMSKPVVVAVVVTYNRRELLETTLAGITAGTEVPDAVVVVDNASTDETAEFLRAYRGPVPTDVVTLNANVGGAGGFVVGMERAVLDHGADHVWIMDDDTEPQPGALREALDVSEAYEQETGEAPAFIASRVVWTDGRDHPMNRMRPRIGASEAARSTAARLGAVQIRSASFVSVLIRADEIRRHGLPIADYFIWNDDLEYTARVSRRGTALATNASIASHHTKVFGDAGADPGPRFYYEVRNKLWVYTRSNALAPWEKVLFTGASLRNWAKTIAASSNRKVLLDGLFKGLRHSLRAPRSNAEVLKGIYALRNVQEPAR from the coding sequence ATGATGTCCAAACCCGTTGTGGTCGCCGTTGTGGTGACCTATAACCGGCGTGAACTCCTTGAGACCACCTTGGCCGGAATCACCGCCGGGACCGAGGTGCCGGACGCCGTCGTCGTCGTGGACAACGCGTCCACAGACGAAACTGCGGAATTCCTCAGGGCCTATCGGGGCCCTGTGCCCACGGACGTTGTTACGCTCAACGCCAATGTGGGCGGCGCCGGGGGATTTGTTGTGGGCATGGAGCGCGCAGTCCTGGACCACGGTGCTGACCACGTCTGGATCATGGACGACGACACCGAACCGCAGCCCGGCGCACTTCGCGAGGCGCTGGATGTGTCCGAGGCTTATGAACAGGAAACCGGGGAAGCTCCCGCGTTCATCGCCAGCCGGGTGGTGTGGACGGATGGTCGCGACCACCCAATGAACCGCATGCGTCCACGCATCGGTGCCAGCGAGGCGGCGCGCAGCACGGCTGCCCGGCTCGGAGCGGTTCAGATCCGCAGCGCATCCTTCGTCTCTGTCCTGATTCGCGCTGACGAGATCCGGCGTCACGGACTGCCCATTGCCGATTACTTCATCTGGAACGATGACCTCGAATACACGGCCAGGGTTTCGCGCCGGGGAACTGCCCTGGCTACCAATGCGTCGATTGCCAGTCATCACACCAAAGTGTTTGGAGATGCAGGGGCGGACCCCGGCCCCCGGTTCTACTACGAAGTTCGTAACAAGCTCTGGGTCTACACGAGATCCAACGCCCTGGCTCCTTGGGAAAAGGTCCTCTTTACGGGAGCTTCGCTACGCAATTGGGCCAAGACCATTGCTGCGTCGTCAAACCGCAAGGTACTGCTTGATGGCTTGTTCAAGGGCCTGCGCCATAGTTTGAGGGCGCCCCGGTCCAATGCCGAAGTGCTCAAGGGGATCTACGCCCTGCGTAACGTCCAGGAGCCTGCCAGGTAG
- a CDS encoding WecB/TagA/CpsF family glycosyltransferase, with translation MIPERQRVPVLDVDATPLRVNELIDALDALISTGTTRTVLGHNLHSITLFHSCADFRSLYDQSSIVLLDGAPVAMLWGLAHKRQLKPLGQGPMAYRLGSMDWIPALGGVKGLERVAVIGAGRAANTQAVARLRTIIPDATVDGMPGEGWDDALEMAVVEWLDRFRPQLVLLGLGMPLQETVLHRRLTQFPPAVYCAVGGAIEQVAGVQKLAPRWLGRLGLEWAWRLVLHPGRVAYRVFVEPWKLAGLLIRRHFQPSQTKGK, from the coding sequence ATGATTCCGGAACGCCAGCGCGTCCCCGTCCTTGACGTAGACGCGACTCCGCTGCGCGTCAATGAATTGATCGATGCACTGGACGCACTCATCTCCACCGGAACCACCCGCACTGTGCTCGGACACAATCTTCACAGCATTACGCTGTTCCACTCGTGCGCAGATTTCCGTTCACTTTACGATCAAAGCTCGATCGTCCTCCTCGACGGCGCCCCGGTAGCCATGCTTTGGGGCTTGGCCCACAAACGGCAACTGAAGCCCCTGGGACAAGGCCCCATGGCCTACCGGCTTGGATCCATGGACTGGATCCCGGCTCTTGGGGGAGTGAAGGGGCTGGAACGGGTGGCCGTGATCGGCGCCGGACGGGCGGCAAATACGCAGGCGGTGGCCCGGCTGCGCACCATCATTCCTGATGCGACGGTAGATGGAATGCCCGGCGAAGGATGGGACGATGCCTTGGAAATGGCTGTCGTGGAGTGGTTGGACCGCTTCCGTCCTCAACTGGTGCTGCTGGGCCTGGGCATGCCGCTCCAGGAGACGGTGCTGCATCGGCGACTCACTCAGTTTCCGCCCGCTGTGTATTGTGCCGTTGGCGGTGCCATTGAACAGGTGGCCGGCGTCCAGAAGCTCGCGCCGCGTTGGCTCGGGCGCCTTGGGCTCGAATGGGCGTGGCGCCTGGTTCTCCATCCGGGCCGTGTTGCCTACAGAGTTTTTGTTGAACCGTGGAAGTTGGCGGGCCTGTTGATTCGGCGCCACTTCCAGCCATCCCAGACCAAAGGCAAGTAA
- a CDS encoding L-threonylcarbamoyladenylate synthase: MTTTYNCTSDDQRAEGLQHAQRAISEKKCIVLPTDTVYGIAADAFSPLAVTMLLASKGRSRQMPPPVLIPRINALDGLASDVSANARALAQAFWPGGLTLILHAQPSLDWDLGDTKGTVALRMPDDELALELLGLTGPLAVSSANRTGQEAAQTASEARLQLADSVEVYLEGGFRPVKGTAALPSTIVDATSEPFRVVRQGAISLERLREVVPSVLGVDEPVPSVAPAAETAAAAQENPVSEAATAQDAPVEVTEAPAVEDPAPAVSASAPDAPREAKPE, from the coding sequence GTGACCACAACCTACAATTGCACTTCCGATGACCAGCGGGCTGAAGGACTTCAGCACGCGCAGCGTGCCATCAGCGAAAAGAAGTGCATCGTGCTGCCGACGGACACCGTGTACGGCATTGCAGCTGACGCCTTTTCCCCCTTGGCCGTGACAATGTTGTTGGCTTCCAAGGGCCGTAGCCGGCAAATGCCCCCTCCGGTCCTGATTCCGCGCATCAATGCCCTGGACGGACTCGCGAGCGATGTATCCGCCAACGCCAGGGCCTTGGCGCAGGCGTTCTGGCCCGGTGGATTGACGCTCATCCTCCACGCCCAGCCGTCTTTGGATTGGGACCTGGGTGATACCAAGGGCACGGTGGCCCTGCGGATGCCCGACGACGAACTCGCACTGGAGCTCCTGGGCCTTACCGGCCCGCTGGCTGTGTCATCGGCCAACCGCACGGGCCAGGAAGCAGCACAGACCGCTTCAGAGGCGCGGCTCCAGCTCGCAGATTCCGTGGAAGTTTACCTTGAAGGCGGCTTCCGGCCCGTGAAGGGTACTGCTGCACTGCCTTCCACCATCGTGGATGCGACCTCCGAACCCTTCCGGGTGGTACGTCAGGGCGCCATCTCCCTGGAACGCTTGCGTGAAGTTGTTCCTTCCGTCCTCGGCGTTGACGAGCCTGTACCTTCTGTTGCTCCGGCGGCAGAAACCGCGGCAGCAGCACAGGAAAATCCTGTCTCCGAAGCGGCCACGGCGCAGGACGCACCTGTCGAAGTAACGGAAGCACCCGCCGTCGAGGATCCGGCGCCTGCTGTATCAGCATCGGCACCCGACGCCCCACGTGAAGCCAAACCCGAATGA
- the prmC gene encoding peptide chain release factor N(5)-glutamine methyltransferase, translating to MTIFPGQSLADAVREATAVLSDAGVPTPRVDAELLAEHLLGVGLGRLRAMLLGDSAAPEGYAELVAERAGRVPLQHITGVAYFRHLELRVGPGVFIPRPETESVVQLVIDHVAGMSHPKIVDLGTGSGAIAGSIAQEVPGAEVHAVEFSTLAHAWASRNLEPLGVHLVQGDLRDALPEHNGSFDVVVSNPPYIPAEAIPNEPEVALHDPPEALYGGGADGMELPTAAAATAGRLLKAGGYFVMEHAEVQAEWITGMLRRAGRWQDITTHFDLNGKERATSAVLANKASDE from the coding sequence ATGACGATTTTCCCAGGCCAGAGCCTCGCGGACGCCGTTCGCGAGGCCACTGCGGTTTTATCCGACGCCGGAGTCCCCACCCCGCGCGTCGATGCAGAACTTCTTGCGGAGCACCTGTTGGGCGTGGGGCTGGGCCGGTTGCGGGCAATGCTCCTGGGTGATTCGGCCGCACCTGAAGGCTACGCCGAACTGGTGGCTGAGCGTGCCGGGCGCGTCCCGCTTCAGCACATCACCGGCGTCGCGTATTTCCGCCACCTTGAGCTGCGGGTGGGCCCTGGCGTATTCATCCCCAGGCCCGAAACGGAATCCGTTGTCCAGCTTGTCATCGACCACGTGGCCGGAATGTCCCACCCCAAGATCGTGGACCTCGGAACCGGTTCCGGAGCCATTGCCGGTTCAATCGCCCAGGAGGTTCCAGGGGCTGAGGTCCATGCCGTGGAGTTCAGCACTTTAGCCCATGCCTGGGCCAGCAGGAACCTTGAACCGCTGGGCGTCCACTTGGTCCAGGGAGATCTTAGGGATGCCTTGCCCGAGCACAACGGCTCCTTTGACGTTGTGGTGTCCAATCCTCCGTACATCCCTGCCGAAGCCATCCCGAACGAGCCGGAAGTTGCGCTGCATGATCCGCCCGAAGCACTGTACGGCGGGGGAGCGGATGGCATGGAACTCCCGACGGCGGCAGCTGCCACCGCGGGCCGCCTCCTGAAAGCCGGCGGCTACTTCGTGATGGAACACGCAGAAGTCCAGGCGGAATGGATCACCGGCATGTTGCGTCGAGCGGGACGTTGGCAGGACATCACAACGCACTTTGACCTCAACGGCAAGGAACGTGCCACGAGCGCGGTGCTGGCAAACAAGGCTTCTGATGAGTGA